From Cannabis sativa cultivar Pink pepper isolate KNU-18-1 chromosome 8, ASM2916894v1, whole genome shotgun sequence, a single genomic window includes:
- the LOC133030302 gene encoding uncharacterized protein LOC133030302: MGDNMEEEVERPSTPTNQSQASASYMLFMRIMSKRRTWVCIFVLVYAIILTSSWNFLKSILSWYNLHSQSQPSSSSSSSSYGWAALYASVLLGAVFGVVSMVAALAVVVPATMVTWIAIVVLLAFFGKPRRALVVEGRKITREIVGFVIRILLKEGSLVAAVCAVLGYSALVGRNTEVD, translated from the coding sequence ATGGGAGACAACATGGAGGAAGAGGTGGAAAGACCATCAACGCCCACAAATCAGTCACAAGCATCTGCATCTTACATGTTGTTTATGAGAATTATGAGCAAAAGGAGGACATGGGTATGCATCTTTGTGCTGGTTTATGCAATAATTTTAACTTCTTCATGGAATTTCCTTAAATCTATACTTTCTTGGTACAACTTACACTCCCAATCCCagccatcttcttcttcatcatcatcttcttatGGGTGGGCAGCCCTTTATGCATCTGTGCTTCTTGGAGCTGTATTTGGGGTTGTTTCCATGGTTGCAGCTCTGGCAGTGGTGGTGCCAGCCACTATGGTCACATGGATCGCCATTGTTGTTCTGCTTGCCTTCTTTGGAAAACCCAGGAGGGCTTTGGTGGTGGAAGGTAGGAAGATTACCAGAGAGATTGTGGGGTTTGTGATCAGAATTTTGTTGAAGGAAGGTAGCCTTGTGGCTGCTGTTTGTGCTGTTTTAGGTTATTCTGCCCTTGTTGGGAGGAATACTGAGGTTGATTAA